The following DNA comes from Oscillospiraceae bacterium.
CAAAAACTCAATCCGGAGCGAAACAGTATAGGAAAGATACGCCAGTTTTACCCTCATATTCTATATGAGAAAAGGCAAAACGCTCAACTACATAGATACGGATTAGGTCCTTTTTGTCATTTTACAATTTCAAATGAATGGAGCGGTGTATGCGGGGTGTATGCAGTTTGCGATTCTCAACAACTGCTTTACATTGGACAGTGTATAGATTTGGCAAAGCGTTATAATAGCGGATACGGTAACATTTCACCACGTAATTGTTTTATAGGGGGTCAGCAGACAAACTGTAAAATAAACGCTATGGTTTTGAAAAAGTATCTGGAAGGTGGGGAAGTATATCTTTATTTTTATGAGACGAAAGATTTTGATCGGGTCGAACACAAGCTTATCAGTAGACTAACACCACCGCTTAACGAACGAGTTTGAATAAAGGAGTTGTAAAAAATGGGCAAGTATGGACAAATTGCGGTAAAAGCCGCGAAGTATATTCAAATGGGGAAAACGCCACGCGCAGCGTGGGAAACAGCGAGTTGTGAAGTTTTTGAACGTGGAAGTTCGTCGCAGGTAAAAGGTTGTCCGAAAAATGCTTTTATTGGTCTTTATGGGGGAAACGGAAAAAACGCTGAGTATGCTCAAAAGGCACTTGCATACTTGAAAACTCACCCAAGTAAAAACATAACAGAATTCGAATTATGGGAAATCGTTATGTCGGGAGTACAGAAAGCATATAATCATCAAATGGATGTGGTTCTTGCGTTATATAGAGAAGGTTTAATTTAAATTTCTTCGTGGCATTTGCTTTTTTATAAATTAAATCGTAATTTTATCTGTTCGGCAACCTGAGCGGCGGAAAGATTCGTATTGTCGATCTTGATATAATTCTCAAACGGAATCTCACCGTCGTTGCTGACGCAGCGGTGTTTGGCATCGTCATTGATCAACCGCTGATTGGAGATTTCAATGTCCCGTTTCGAAGCTTTATGCTTCAAACGGTTTTCGGTGGCGTTTCGCTGCAAACGGACTTCCTGCGGGGCGACCAGTTCAACATAATAAACCTCTGCGCCGTGTTGTTCAAAGAGTTCCCGGACATGCGCGATATAATCCCAGTCCGATTGCAAGTCAAACCCCCACATATAGGTGAAAATCAAGCCGTATGCGTCGGAGGCGGCGAATTCCTCGAAAATCACCTCACGCAGGCGCTTAATCGCGGTTCCGTTCAATTTCCCGAAAATTTCAAGAATCGGTTCGATGGTCATATGATTGTGAAACAGCCGCAGATCGGTGATTTTCATCAGTTCCTGTCCGACGGTCATTTTCCCGACCGCGCTGTCGCCGATTAAGATGACGAGTTTCATAATATAACCTCCTTTTAAGAAATCGGCGGCCTTTCAACGAAAGGCCGCACCTGTAGGGAAAGGTCTTGACCTTTCCGAGCGGACGAACAATGTTCGTTCGCACAAAGCATCTGCATTAATGCTGTTTAATGATAACATTTTCATTTTAAGTTAATGCGTATTGAAACGGTCATGTGAGCAGGTGAATGTTGTTCGTCCGCATTATGTGGTATGATTGAAGCAACCATAATTTTATTTTCTTATGGATTTGGAAATTGATAGCTTGTAAAAAATTTAATCCGACACAAATCGGAGGATTTTCGCGGGCGAACCCTTCGCCCGCTCGGAAAAGTCAAGACTTTTCCCTACAGGAACGCGGCGGGATGTGGGCATCCCGCCCTACTTATATTTTACACTTATATAAGCTCGTGCACGCTCTCGCGCTGTTGAAAGCGGATTTCGACGGTGCGGTCGATCGGGGAATCGTCGGTGCTGTAGATCGTGAACGCGTCTTTGGACTGCGGGACGCTGCCGCGCATGCTCGAATGATACAGATGGCTCGCGAACGCGCTGTCGATGATAATCTCAGGGCCCGCCGGGTGTTCGAGCCGAATCTCGCCGTGCTTGACCGTGATCTGATTGCCCGCGGCCGCCTCTGTGACGACGTCGTCGGTCTCGACGCGGCAATTCGGGGAGATCACGTATTCGAGCTTGAACGGCACTTCTTCGGTGCCTGATGTTGTGATATGCAGGCGCACGCCGTCCGGCAGATCGGTAAATTCGACGGTAAAATCGAGGTCACAGGGGTGGACGATGCCGCGCTTGTCATAGTCCAGATCGCTCCAGACCGAAGAGGTCGGGTTCTCAAACGGCAGTCGGTAATCGCCGTGGGAGTGAAAGGTCATCATAAATCCCGCCGCGGTCTTCTCCAGCTTTTGGGGCATGAATTGAGCGACCGCAAAGAAAGAGGCGCAGATACGCAGGTACATCTGAATTTCGCCGCATTTGATAAACATAAAGTTCGGGTTCAGAGCGATGATCGAATACGACCAAAAACCGTCTCTGCGGCGGTAGATGTCGGAGCCGGGGTAATATTTGCTGTAAGTCACCGGCACGGTGACGCCGGTGAGGTCGGGCTCGAATTCTTTGAGTTCCGGAATCAGCATATACAACCAAAGCGGTCCCGGAACGCCCTTACCGGTATAGACCGTGTCCTCAAAAATCTGTTCGGCGAATTTCAGATACCGCTTGTCATTAAACAGATAACCCGCCCACAGATAGAGGTGAAAATAGCTGTGTCCGGGATAAAACTTTCCGCTCGCGGCGCCCTCGCCCTTGTCTTTACGGCGGGAGTTCTGGGTGAAGATCGTGCCGTCCGGTTCGATGTAATTAAATAATAAATCCATGTTCTTTTTGACGTGCGGATAGAGTTCGGGCAGATTGCCCTCTTCGGCCATCATCAACAGGGCGTTGTCGTTGACGCCGTTGTACATGCCCGGCGAGCGCTCGGTGAATTCGCCGTCCTCGTCGATGTCGATTCCCTCGGCGAGGTATTTTTCGGCCTTTTCTTTCAGTTCCGGCCAGCCGAGGATGTTGTAGCAGCCGAGCAGAGCGGCGCTCTCGACCCAGCGGTGATTCGGGGTATGGAACCCGCCGTTCAGACAGCCGAGCGCCAGCTTTTCAAGCAGCTTTTCGATCCAGTCCAGGGTCTCTTCCTCTTCGGGAGAAGTCCCGCCGTATTTTGCAAAAATCTTATAGGCGCGGACGACCGCGTGCAGCTCAAAAGTCGCGGGCGTGAAAAAATTCGTGCAGCGGAAATCGGTCGTGCCGTCTTCGTGCGCTTTGGAGATGATGTATTCACAGGCGGAATTGCAGACCGGCAGCAGGGCTTTGTCGCGGTAGTGGCGGCTCTCGGGGCAGCAGTAGAGCACCGCCGCCGAATGCATCGTACCGATTTGGTAGTTCGGCTCGACAAGAAGAGCGGTGTCGGCGCGCCCGTTGTCATATTTGCTTTCGGGATTGCGGATGATATGGCTTAAAATACTCTCATAGCCGCGGTCGTTCGCCTCGACGATCTGACGGTAAAATTTCTTCATAAGATCATGCTCCTTCAAAGCTGTTTGCATCATTCTACCATATAAACGCGGAATTGCAAATACAGGTCTGTTATGTTAAAATCAAACCGGAACGAAACCTGTCTGAAAAGGGATGATCACTATGACGGATAAGTTAAAAATCGGTGTCTTCGGCGGCCGCAGAGGCCAGACCATGATCGACGTGCTGCTTGGGCATCCGGACGCAAAGTTGGTTGCGGTCTGCGATAAATTCGAGCCGCTTTTGGATAAAGTGCACGCGAAGGCGGCTGACAAAGGTACAGACGTCGCCTGTTATTCCGATTTTGACGCATTTCTCAAGCACGATATGGACGCTGTGGTGTTGGCCAATTACGCCAACGAGCACGCGACTTATGCAATCAAGTGCCTTGAGCACGGACTGCATGTGCTCAGCGAGGTGCTGCCCTGCGAGACGATGGCGCAGGCGGTCGCGCTGACCGAAGCGGTTGAAAAGAGCGGTAAGGTCTATGCCTACGCCGAGAATTACTGCTATATGAAGCATTCCTTCGAAATGTGGAAACGTTATCAAAACGGCGATATCGGCGAGATCATGTACGGCGAGGGCGAATATATCCACGACTGTTCGGGCATATGGCCTTCCATCACTTACGGTGAGCGTGAACATTGGCGCAACCTGATGCATTCCAACTTCTACTGCACCCATTCTCTCGGCCCGCTGCTGACGATTTCCGGGCTGCGCCCGGTCAGGGTGGTTGGGTTTGAAGTCCCGCCCGAGCAGTGCATGAAAGAACTCGGCGCGTGGAGCGGCGCGGGCATCGAGATGGTCACGCTCGAAAACGGCGCGGTGGTGAAAAGCGTTCACGGCCACCTCAAGCGCGAGCCGGGCAGCGTGACTTGCCAGGTCTACGGTCAAAAGGGTATGATGGAGAGCGGACGGTTCAAAACCCAGCCGCCTTTAAATGTATATCTCGAGGGCGATGAGCTGTGCAAAGGCGAGTGGGAAAATTATGACCCCGAACAGAACATCGCGGGTGAAGCGGCGAAGGAATTTACAAGCCACGGCGGCAGCGATTTTTACGCCACGCACTTTTTTATCGAAAAGATTCTCGGCAGACCCGACGGAAAATGGTCGATCGACGTTAACAAGGCGGTCGACATGGGCATCTGCGGGCTGCTTGCCTACCGTTCGGTGCTGAACGGAAACACGCCTGTCGAAGTGCCGAACCTGCGAAATAAAGCCGAGCGCGAAAAATGGCGCAATGACAACGCCTGCACCAATCCCGCGGTCGCGGGGGATCAATTGCTGCCGCGTTCTTCGTTCGGCGAGCCGGAGATATCGGATGGGGTTTATAAGCGGGTCAAAAAGTTGTGGCAGGAAGGCAAAAAAGCATAAAAAATGCACACTGCGAAAGGTGATTTATTATGAATTCACGCGAGCGCGCCGCGGCAGCGATGCGGTATCAAAAACCGGACAAAGTGCCGGTGGAATACCTCTGCACGCCGGTCGGGTTTTACGAGCACGGCGAAAAACTCAACGACCTTTACGCGACCATGCCGGGCGATTTCGGCCCGACGGAGCGCAAACCGATCCCGGTGCTCGGGCCGGAGCTCTTTGACAAAGAAGGGAAATATCACGAATTCCGACGTGACGGCTGGGGCATTTTGTGGGAATACCGCATCTACGGCGTCGCCGGAATTCCTTTCGAAAGGCCGCTTGCCGATCTTTCGAAGGTCTATGATTACAAATTCCCCGACCCGCCCAAAGCAGTCGGAGAACAGTTTGAAAAAGACTTTGCGGCAGGCATTGCGCACCGCGAACATTATTATCATCAAAGTCATGCGGGGTCGTTATTCGAGCTGATGCGCGAAATGTGCCATGACGAGGATGTCTATTGCGAGATCGCCGAGGACACCAAAGAGATCAATTTCCTGGCCGACAAACTCAGCGAATACGCCCGCGCGCGGGTCGAATACGCCGTTGCTTTGGGCGCGGACGGGGTCTCGTTCGGCGACGACTACGGTACCGAGCGGGCATTGATTTTGAGCCCTGAGATGTGGCGCAGCTTTTTCAAACCGCGTTTAAAATACATCTTCGAACCGGCTGTCAAAGCTGGGATGACGGTGCATTTTCACAGTTGCGGGCAGATCAGAGCCATCATAGAAGACCTCGCGGACGTCGGCGCGACCTCGATCTGGCCGCAATTGCCGGCTTACGATATGGCCGATCTGGCAGCGCTCTGCCGCAGTTTGAAGCTTGCGGTGGCGATTCACACCGACCGCGCCAACACCATGACTTTCGGAACGCCGCAGCAGGTGCGCGATCTTGTCAAGCGCGAATACGAGACTTTCAAAATGGCCGACGGCGGCTCATGGTTTTACATCGAAGCCGACAACGGCTTTCCTTACGAAAACCTCGAGGCGCTGGTCAACACGGTTCATGAGATCCGATAAAATAATGTAGGTTGTCATCCTGAGCGAAGTCGAAGGATCTTGGTACCCGAAAGCCATAATCCGTCCGAGATTCCTCCGGAGCGTCATGAAATGACGCTTTAGCGCCGCGCTTCGTTCGGAATGACAAAACCTAAAGTAGGGCGGGCTGCCCACAACCCGTCGATGCAGTGAAAAATGACTATCTCAATTCATAAAAAGGATCAGTAAACACGATATGGCGGATTTAAAAATCAACATTCCGAAATTCGCGGACGGCGATTGGATGCCGGTCGAGCATTCGGGGCGGGGAAAAGACATCTCTCCCGAAATTCGTTTATCGGGGATTGATGATAAAGCAGCGTCGATTGCAATTACGCTGGATGACGCATCCCATCCGTTTATTCCGAACTACAACCATTGGGTGATATGGAATTTGCCTGTCAGCGGCATGATTCCGGAAGGCGTTCCGAAGGGCGAAACGGTCGAAGCTTTGGGCGGAGCGAAACAGGGGATCGCCTACGGCAGACATCGTTATAAAGGCCCGAAACCGCCGTTCAAAGCGATCCATAGTTATGTCTTTACCGTTTATACTTTGGATTCGCCAATTGAAATATCTTCAAATTCAACCAAAAGGGACTTCTTGGCCGCCGCGCAGGGACATATTCTTCAAAAAGCGGTTTACACCGGCAAATTCCAAAGCCGACAATAATGATAAAAAACTCACCTGCCGGAGATTTTACTCTTCGGCAGGTGTTTTTCAGTCGTCCTTGCGAGGGGCTTCAGACCCGCGTCAAGCGCGAGGTAAAACCCTGCATATCTCCTCTGCAAAAACAGGGAGATTCCGGACCCGTCATTGCGAGCGAAGCGTGGCAATCCAGACAGATCAGCTTTTCACAAACCCGCATTTGCCGATGTCTTCGGAGACGCGGCATACTTCTTCGGACAGGCGAGTAAAAAGCTCGCCGTATTTCATCTTCTCCGCAAGCTTCATCGCGCCCGCCCGCATCGAAACCGGAATGTTTTCATTGCCGCAAAGCACGGTTTTGCCGTTTTGGCAAAGGACTTTCGAAGCGAATTCCGCGACGGCTTTTTCCCCGGTGAAATCGGTGAACAGGGCGAATTCGTCGCCGCCGATGCGGCAAAGCAGCATGCTGTCGTCGCACTGCTCATCGATTCGGCGCAGGCACTCGGCAATCACTTTGTCGCCCGCCAAACGGCCTTTTTCGGTGTTGACCGCGTGCAGTCCCGCGATATCAAAGCAGAGCACATATTTGCCCTCTTTGGCGCGGATATAGTCGTAAAGCTCGGTCATATCGAATTTTCTTCTATTCATAATGCAATCTCCTTCTGTATTCAACGTCAGTTTCGGAAATATCCCGGTGAATTTCCGGGTGTGTTTGAAGTTGGAGGGCGTGGTGTTCCAGACCTTATAAAAGGCTCGTGAGAAGACCTCGGGCGAGTTGTATTGATAATTCATTGCCGTGTCGAGGACGCTTGCACCCGCGAGCAGATCACGCGCAGCCAACGTCATGCGCCGCCGGGTGATGTAGTCCCCGACCGGGATTCGAAAGACATACCGAAACAGCTTTTGCAGATGGGACAGCGAACAGAAACAGGCCGAAGCGATGTCCTCCTGCGAAATTTCGTTTTTGATATTGTCTTCTATGTAGGCGAGTGAAACCGTCAAAACGCCGAGATCTCTGATACCGAACACCCCCGAGCAAATCCAAAAGTACTTTTGTGACTTTATTATAACATATTTCCCGGGAAAATCCTGATGTTTTGAGCACAAATAATTCCCCGGGGAAACCGTCAATTTTTTATTTCGGCTTGACCGACAGGATTATTATGGTATGATAAATACAAATAAAGGCACCGAGGAGTTTCATATGTTTAACTATCAAAACGTAAAACCGATTGACGACCCCAACAATAACACCGCCATCGGGCAATGCCCCTATTTTCCGGGGCCCGAGCGCAAAGGGTATGTCAATCTGCGTAAATATGCCGATGAGCTCACGATTTTAAAAAATCCCCACAAGGGCTGGTATTGGCACTATATCGACAACGGGTTTTTCAGGGGCGCATACCGTGAAGATCACGACCCGAACGACCGCTTGCTAGATTTTCCGGGTCTGAACCACCTCTATCTGCGCTTTGACTGGGGCGATATCGAGAAAGAAGAGGGTAAACTAGATTGGTCGTATATCGACAAGATCATGGACGAGTGGGAAAAATTCGACTACCGCTTCAGTCTGCGTATCTGCACCTACGAGGGCGACGGAAAAATGCCGTTTGCCACGCCGGAATATGTCTACAAGGCGGGTGCGCGCGGTTATGAGCTCTCCAACGGCCGCCTTGAACCTGATTACGGCGACCCTGTGTTTTTGGAAATGCTCTCGGCGTTTATGGCGAAAGTCGGTGGAAAATTTAATCATGACCCGCGCATCGAGCTGATCGACGTGGGCACCTTTGGCACCTGGGGCGAGGGGCATACCGCCGCCGGATCGATGAAGTTCTATCCGCTCGAAGTCATGAAAAAGCATATCGATCTGCATAAAGACAATTTCCCCGATAAACCGGTTTTATTGAACGACGACCACATCAACGCCCGCTGGGATGTCGGCAAAGCCGACAATCTGGCGCTGCTCGATTACGCCGTCGAAAAAAAGCTCGGCCTTGACGACGACTCGGTCTGCGTGAGCTGCTATTCGGGCAAGCGGACTTATAACACGCTGCGCACCCCGTGGATGTTCGAACGGTTTTGGAAAAACGGCCCGATCGTGCTGGAGTTTGAGCATTATCACATGGTCAAGCCAACGGTGTTCAAGGGCGGCTATCCGTTTTTGGACGCGCTCAGAACCGCCCACGCGACCTTTGCGGGCTTTCACGGCTATCCGCGCCCGTGGCTGGAACGCGAGCCATATCTGACCGAGTACGCAGCCAACCGCCTTGGCTATTGGTATTTTATCAACGGCGTCGAAAAAGACGGCGAAACGGTGAAACTCTACCTCGAAAACCGGGGTTTCGGCAAGTCCTATCACAAATTTGATCTGATCGCCCGACTGAACGCAGACGGCATACAGAAAGACATTCAAATCCCCGCCGACAACCGCGATTGGCTGCCCGGCGAGGAAATCTGCGTCGAATTCACATTGCCTAAGGAAATAAAAACGAACTTCAACCTCTCGCTCGGCCTGTTCGAAAACACCCGCCCGATCGAATTTGCATTTGACAAAAAGCGGTACAAAGAGGGTTTTTACGAGCTTTGCAATTTTTAAATAACCGAACGTTCTTTGTAGGGGTCGGCATCCTTGACGACCCGGCGGGCTGTTCGCCCGCGCAAGGCATTCGCATTAATTTTGTTTTTTGGTGATATCGTTAAATTAACGTCTCGGGGATGATTAATAAAATCGGGTGATCGGGCGACTGTTTACATAATTACGATTCGACAAAATACTGAGGTGATATTTTTGGAAGATCGATTAAAAAGCATTCTTGAGGATTATTCCGGCAGAGTAAAATCGCTGTTGAGCAATGATCTGATCGGTATTTATTTAACCGGTTCTATCGCGCTTGACGGTTATCATGACGGGAAAAGCGATATTGATTTTACTGTCGTCATGAAACAACCGTTAGACGAACGGCAAATTTCCGAACTGAAAACAATTCATCGGGAGATTTTAAAAAAGTACCCGAAAAATCTGTTTGAGGGGCATTATATCACCCCGGATGTGTTCGGTAAGTCGATCGATGAAACCGAGCCGTTTGTTTCGTATCATGATGGGAGAATGACAAAAGATTATCAAGGGATCAATATCGTCACTTGGTTTACGCTGAAAAAGTACGGAGTTACGGTTTGCGGTTTACCTGTAAATGACCTTCACTTCGATGCCCCCGAAGAAGAATTATTAAAATACGTCATCAATAACGTTAACACCTATTGGGCGCAATGGTTTTCACAAGCGTCTAAAATAATATCAAAAAGAAGTATCTATGCATTGTCAAAACAAGCGGTTGAATGGTGTGTATCGGGGCTGTCACGGATATACTATACATTATCCGAAAAAGACATCACTTCAAAAGATCAGGCGCTCGGGTATGCTTTGCGTCATGCTTCGAGACAATATGAAAGGATCATCAAAGAGGCGCAATATATTCGAACCGGCTGCGGTCTGAAGCAGTATCTTTCGTGTATGAAACGGCGTAAAGAGATGATTCGATATATGGATTATATGATTGGGGAATGTAATAAAATATATATTCCAAAACTATAAAACATTATGGGAGATTGTAATGAAAACAAAAAAAGTATTCCTATTGATAATCCTTGTTGCCCTCTTTTCTTTCTTGATATCTTGTGGAAGCGATACAAAAGAAGTAAAAGAAATACCGAAGGGATTTATTAAATTGAGTTCAAGAGGAAATTATCCTAAAAACAGCTTGAGTTATATATTCGAGGAAAATCAAGTTCTATTTTATGATGCCGATGGGACTTGTATTTATCAATCGGAGCTTAGTAAAAGCGACTTCATTGTCAAGTACCAAGATGAGTATTATGTCAATGAAGAAAAGTACATTGAGTTATTTGACTTGGTAACCGATTCAGAAGTTGTTAGAAACTTACCATCGGGTTTTGTTAACTTAAGAACCGCGGGTGAGATGGATGAAAACTCTTTTTTAAGTTATAGGTTTGGGGAAACAGATATTTCGTTTTTTGTTGCAGGAGATTGCATCTATCAAACAGAGTTGAGTAACAGTGATTTTATTGTCATTTATCATTATGAATATTATATCAATTATGAGAAGTATTCACGCCTTGTAAAAGCAGCAGTCGCAAAAATTGTATCCTCAACCGCCATCGCCGTTGTCCCAACAAAACCTGCAGAATTTGTTCCCTTACAAACAGAATTGGATGAACTCCAAAATGGTCATAATGTTTTCTTTTTTGAAACAGGTGTTTCATTTTATAATGCTGATGGGGTAGGAATATATGGGGCAGCCATAAATGATCCGGAATTTCTCGTTTTATATAATGATGGGTATTATGTCAATAAAGAGAAATTTCAAGAAATAGTTGAAATAGCGGACAAAATTGTCGAACAGCGTGATAAAATATACAGCTTAGGAGAAGAAGTAAAATTACCCCAAGGATATACTCATTATGTAGATGGATATCCTGTTTTCCCTCAAGGTTATACTATTAAAATCAACGAATTAAAAAAAGATACCGATAATGATACCCTAAATCTGATAAAATTCTCAGTAACTCCAACTGTTTCAGAAAATAATAAAAAGAAGATGTTTGACTATATTGAAACAGACAAGGGGACAATTATCAGGGATTTTAATTTCACCGGTGCAGACGAAGTTTGGGTAAAAGTACCTCAGGGCGAAAAGATTAATATGATTTTTGTCAAAA
Coding sequences within:
- a CDS encoding DUF4832 domain-containing protein; the protein is MINTNKGTEEFHMFNYQNVKPIDDPNNNTAIGQCPYFPGPERKGYVNLRKYADELTILKNPHKGWYWHYIDNGFFRGAYREDHDPNDRLLDFPGLNHLYLRFDWGDIEKEEGKLDWSYIDKIMDEWEKFDYRFSLRICTYEGDGKMPFATPEYVYKAGARGYELSNGRLEPDYGDPVFLEMLSAFMAKVGGKFNHDPRIELIDVGTFGTWGEGHTAAGSMKFYPLEVMKKHIDLHKDNFPDKPVLLNDDHINARWDVGKADNLALLDYAVEKKLGLDDDSVCVSCYSGKRTYNTLRTPWMFERFWKNGPIVLEFEHYHMVKPTVFKGGYPFLDALRTAHATFAGFHGYPRPWLEREPYLTEYAANRLGYWYFINGVEKDGETVKLYLENRGFGKSYHKFDLIARLNADGIQKDIQIPADNRDWLPGEEICVEFTLPKEIKTNFNLSLGLFENTRPIEFAFDKKRYKEGFYELCNF
- a CDS encoding helix-turn-helix domain-containing protein: MTVSLAYIEDNIKNEISQEDIASACFCSLSHLQKLFRYVFRIPVGDYITRRRMTLAARDLLAGASVLDTAMNYQYNSPEVFSRAFYKVWNTTPSNFKHTRKFTGIFPKLTLNTEGDCIMNRRKFDMTELYDYIRAKEGKYVLCFDIAGLHAVNTEKGRLAGDKVIAECLRRIDEQCDDSMLLCRIGGDEFALFTDFTGEKAVAEFASKVLCQNGKTVLCGNENIPVSMRAGAMKLAEKMKYGELFTRLSEEVCRVSEDIGKCGFVKS
- a CDS encoding uroporphyrinogen decarboxylase family protein; the protein is MNSRERAAAAMRYQKPDKVPVEYLCTPVGFYEHGEKLNDLYATMPGDFGPTERKPIPVLGPELFDKEGKYHEFRRDGWGILWEYRIYGVAGIPFERPLADLSKVYDYKFPDPPKAVGEQFEKDFAAGIAHREHYYHQSHAGSLFELMREMCHDEDVYCEIAEDTKEINFLADKLSEYARARVEYAVALGADGVSFGDDYGTERALILSPEMWRSFFKPRLKYIFEPAVKAGMTVHFHSCGQIRAIIEDLADVGATSIWPQLPAYDMADLAALCRSLKLAVAIHTDRANTMTFGTPQQVRDLVKREYETFKMADGGSWFYIEADNGFPYENLEALVNTVHEIR
- a CDS encoding YbhB/YbcL family Raf kinase inhibitor-like protein; the protein is MADLKINIPKFADGDWMPVEHSGRGKDISPEIRLSGIDDKAASIAITLDDASHPFIPNYNHWVIWNLPVSGMIPEGVPKGETVEALGGAKQGIAYGRHRYKGPKPPFKAIHSYVFTVYTLDSPIEISSNSTKRDFLAAAQGHILQKAVYTGKFQSRQ
- a CDS encoding Gfo/Idh/MocA family oxidoreductase; amino-acid sequence: MTDKLKIGVFGGRRGQTMIDVLLGHPDAKLVAVCDKFEPLLDKVHAKAADKGTDVACYSDFDAFLKHDMDAVVLANYANEHATYAIKCLEHGLHVLSEVLPCETMAQAVALTEAVEKSGKVYAYAENYCYMKHSFEMWKRYQNGDIGEIMYGEGEYIHDCSGIWPSITYGEREHWRNLMHSNFYCTHSLGPLLTISGLRPVRVVGFEVPPEQCMKELGAWSGAGIEMVTLENGAVVKSVHGHLKREPGSVTCQVYGQKGMMESGRFKTQPPLNVYLEGDELCKGEWENYDPEQNIAGEAAKEFTSHGGSDFYATHFFIEKILGRPDGKWSIDVNKAVDMGICGLLAYRSVLNGNTPVEVPNLRNKAEREKWRNDNACTNPAVAGDQLLPRSSFGEPEISDGVYKRVKKLWQEGKKA
- a CDS encoding GIY-YIG nuclease family protein, which codes for GGLKMSDLFGRKNQIPMIIGLSAVNASYDEYSKLDILGYPFKFIQKLNPERNSIGKIRQFYPHILYEKRQNAQLHRYGLGPFCHFTISNEWSGVCGVYAVCDSQQLLYIGQCIDLAKRYNSGYGNISPRNCFIGGQQTNCKINAMVLKKYLEGGEVYLYFYETKDFDRVEHKLISRLTPPLNERV
- a CDS encoding AAA family ATPase, with protein sequence MKLVILIGDSAVGKMTVGQELMKITDLRLFHNHMTIEPILEIFGKLNGTAIKRLREVIFEEFAASDAYGLIFTYMWGFDLQSDWDYIAHVRELFEQHGAEVYYVELVAPQEVRLQRNATENRLKHKASKRDIEISNQRLINDDAKHRCVSNDGEIPFENYIKIDNTNLSAAQVAEQIKLRFNL
- a CDS encoding DUF4111 domain-containing protein, encoding MEDRLKSILEDYSGRVKSLLSNDLIGIYLTGSIALDGYHDGKSDIDFTVVMKQPLDERQISELKTIHREILKKYPKNLFEGHYITPDVFGKSIDETEPFVSYHDGRMTKDYQGINIVTWFTLKKYGVTVCGLPVNDLHFDAPEEELLKYVINNVNTYWAQWFSQASKIISKRSIYALSKQAVEWCVSGLSRIYYTLSEKDITSKDQALGYALRHASRQYERIIKEAQYIRTGCGLKQYLSCMKRRKEMIRYMDYMIGECNKIYIPKL